The Aedes aegypti strain LVP_AGWG chromosome 1, AaegL5.0 Primary Assembly, whole genome shotgun sequence sequence cgcccgtttcttgcattattccagatgctccatcaacaatgttacgttaatctcttcccacattattGGGTACTtcgttcaccactggactgcgcagtcagttttcataagtgcgagaatgtaaataaaattgcgatcctgcatcaaatcttgttggtgtcttcagcgcacttattctacgatttataatgaatgagtgcgctgaagacaccaacaagaTTGGATGTAGAATCGCACTTTTATTTTCCTTCCCTCACTTATAAAAACTAACTGCGGAGTCCAGTCGTGAATGAAATGCGCAATAATATCCCATCAACTTTATCTTTGACACTTACACAAATAAACGAATTGTTGAGAAGTAACAAAAACAATATgctttgattgtctaccatccctactcagacactttttctctataacaaacggtttccgaggtacattttttttttaaatggtgatgcTAAAAGTACATACCCcctttatcagaagttactcttgatttcaaatggtctctccaccagtggaaaaaacttattctattatgTCGAAACTATGtccaaaattccatttgaatccaaggtagtcgagtttcatcgtttaccgatttggcgtggaaccgctctacaagagtaattaaacatctcttatgtcatcgtaggccactgttaagatataatatgtgatatttcattagggctagtgtcctcagttttgcaaaagggtgatcatttaatttgtaaattaaaaaaaaaatattctcaacagatctaacaaatcaactttttttgtatagttttgaatcatgattctttattagcatgcaactcttcgttaagatattttcattaaggttttcttttgaataattaaaataaaacgttccaataacaataatcagtgaattcagtgaagcacaactctaactgccataatcaaaatacagataaaaaaggaatgaaataatttttgacgtattcaaattatgacaatggcttgatgggcgacgatgaagggcaacaaaaatgtttagtttatattttcaaaagcgtTTGTTTTTAATGGAGGATATTCGGCTAGTTGGAAAATATCTACCTTTGTTCCCCGAGTCTGCAAATTTGCCGACATACAGTAAAGTATACCGGAAATTCATGTTTCATTTGCGAGCAGAGAAGCAAAAGCCTAGAGCTAGCGCCCAGTTAACAACACAAGCTTTGAAGACATCATGGAACAAAAAGCATTTGAACCATTTGATCGACGACGTGACAGTGGAACAAAAAATCTTGCgatacagtaatttctcgattatatcacgggTCCAAAATTTTTTGGAGTGATATACCCGAGCGtaatataataaaaatgttttttcttccatatatttttcatcaaaatgtgaGCTTTATATTGTAGAAATTAAACGAATTAAATAAAAAGCATGTGAGAGATGGGTCAAATAGATATATGCTGATTGATTAGGGTTATTTTTCGttgtaaaatgtatgaaattcaaacaattattatggcgtgataaaatcgaacaTCAAAGCGTGCATAAATCGAGAGTGATATAATGAAGCGATATTAAAACGAGCAGTGATcaaatcgagaaactactgtactatgaaACTTGGAAAAGCTTGCAGAAGCACATACTAAGGATGTCGGCGAAAGAAACTGAAAAGAGAAATGAATTCTCTCATTCATTGCGGAACCTTTTCGACATCGCGAAGAAGTATAAACCAAAAACTAAAGAGGAGAAAAAAGCATCTCAGTATTTGCAAGAACAACGAGAACAATCCACTCTTCCAACAACAACTGAGACTGGTCCAACGGAAACTATCTCAAGTAGTGATTTTGAGGAGGAAGCTAATCTACAGGCAACAGAAGAGACTAATCCGCCAATTAGTGAGCAGAAAGAAGCAAGTCTACAGCAAAAGAAAACATTGACTGGTAGTGTTTTTGAGTCCTCATCTCAAACCCAGAGTGAGATACAGATACCAGGTAAGTGTGAATTGAATACAttgcaaatatgttttaaactgtttttcatggattctaatatttttgatttttatattttcttctaGGTCCTTCAAAATCATCTTCAACTCCTAAACCACAATTGAAAAACGTTATTACTGTCGTTATGGCTGCTGCTTTGGACCGCTGCAAAGTGAGTGATCGAAATGCGGTATTTCTAATTTCATCTATAGCGAAATCTTTGGGGCACGACGTTTCAACATTATTGTTGAACAAGGAGTCCATTAGATATTCAAGAAATAAAATTCGTGAGCAAAAGCACCATGAGCTGAAAACAACATTTAAGCCACAGGTTAACTTAACAGTTCACTGGGATTCAAAGCTGCTACCTAGTATATTGTCGTCTAAAGCCATCCCCAAAACTGAACAATTGGCTATAGTTGTATCTGGTGATGGCATCCGTAAGTTGTTAGCTGTTCCCCCCATCCAAAATTCAACAGGAATAGAACAAGCAGTAGCAGTTTATAATGCAGTTGTCAATTGGGGTCTTGAAGACAGGTAAGTTTTTTTAGCttcaattttattattgatAATTTCTAAAATATAACAGTTCATTTTGCAATTAGTCGAAGAACAtcgaaaaatgtataaaagTCCAAACAAATCAGATGTAAATTAGGAAATATATGCGATGTAATGTACCAAAAACAACcaacatgatatttttttaataccaCTATTCCTTTCCTCTCCCTTTCGTTGCTTACCTTATTGCTACTACAACCATTGCAAAATCTAACAGTTTCCCATCTTAAGGGCCCCGGGGTTACAGTTCAGAGCCTTCTCACCAAtcactctgattttttttatctgagCTTACACAGATGGTGCAAAACTgaattggaaaggtcactgaggctcaatgcttgatctctgagatgagtgcatctgaaatcacgaagtagcaagcggattttgtatgagacgaggactccgaactggttcagcttagtgaagtgttgcattccaaatgaaaatcacgcaaaacttttcaaaaggacctttctaacaatgagagactttctagaaaactcttttgttgttaactaagttacctttacatttttcgtcgaacattgcgcaaatattatgtagtagtccacaccataatctttcggtctgtagatattaaggttgaaatttttacaacgacaccataattaaggaaagtggacgagatttttgcgagaaatcatggtttcaaactatacgaaaaatgatgcaccctaatggaaaatgagagaaactccctaatgaaatatgttaacagtatcctacgatgatgtcgcaaatcaaatggaactagaggcgcatgaattcagaggaatttaaagcctctctaaacaaaaatgaagacaatggcctactattataaaagaggtgttaaaatactattgtgctaaaaaaggatcaaattcaaaatttcttgatttttttaattttcagcaACCACCAATGAAAGataagtgagccaccctaataagatatcacgaatctaatgaaggaaatgccctacgatgatgaaagaggtgataaaatactatggtttttaatatcccattcaaattatgatttttcgacagaaaggcccaccctaatggaaaataagtgaaccaccctaataaaatatcacatattaaatgtagaaaatgggtTACGATAAtatgagagatgttccaatactattgtcttcaatattcaattaaaattcattttttttatttttttatattttttcacaaaaaaggatcaccctaatggaaagtaaatgaaccaccctaaagaaatatcacatataatatgctttcagtagccaacaatgatataggatacgtttcaatactattgccttgaatttcgcagcaattgaattcaaatcgttcattttaaattcaattcactcccccaactcaaaaatttactaagtcccaaaaagtcgatttaaaagaaaaaaaaatccaaataacaccagatctcgacgtttcatgcatttctaagacatctggcatcgacaaaaaaaaattgcgatttcggaaatttcatgtaaggtaccgcggggcaagtgggaacgaaaaaaacgatagttcctacaaattgttcaattaaattttcaaatgtcaatatttttcaaattaaacaacataatcacattttggcaacatatttgctggtgtgtgcatgaaactgatcgaataatttcgaaattgtgaaaaccttggaagaaagctttagaatgagccattggacgcagttacctcgctaaacggggcaagtgggacacatccagtttcatgcgtcaatccacatcagtaagtcaaccattacaataatagggttgataaatcatagatttttaattttaagtacatatttgatgtacataagggatcaaccatatcatgcgtaacgttttaggaagaaaacctttatttaatagtatgtcacctcacatttaatattaactgaaaattccgcaataaaagcgtaaagaggaattaaacatgttcaaaatatatcatttataagttgtttattaaaatgcagcacataaacaatcaataattgacaaaattataaatatgttttgttattatttatatgcatggcagaaaaccacttaatggagtggaattgttttccatcacttcttaatttggtagaaataacaaatcaagttcaaataaaatagaaaagtaatcgttctcatgatgcatttcaaatttcatattcgtgtttgttcaattttgaagtcgtttttcataaataaaaaataaattaaataaaaaaaaaaataaaaaaaataaattgaaataagaataattacacttttcttctcccttttatgcaattttgttatttgagattgatttttttttgataaaaatcatttgtttgaatgttttagtgctattctctaggaaaatgtatgaaacgtatacgaaaagttttgattctggttttttgttttgataggtcccacttaccccgggtacaaacatattttggggtaagatagactaccaaaaatttcatatgaaatgaaaacaaaatactggttgtAGCCGGCGTGCTCAACGCTAAAAACTATGCACCTTTTTTTTGCGCAGGGTGGGTGATGTTCCCTTTTGGATCTAATTTCTTATGTAAAagttaattaaatttattgtaatttttaccacaagttGGCATTTAATTTACTCACCGATACATGGTAGTATAATACCCTTGATTGATCGTTACTCTTGTTACAGAAATTGGCGTGAAAGTATCACAATTGTGTGAATCATTTTCaaagtgattgttttgatatttttgttcagtGGGTGGTGGACTGGGTGGTAAGCGAGAAGATGAAGCCACGTGCTTTCACGAACTGTCACAGTACTGCAGCAATTTGCTCCCTAGGTGACACCACGGTAGAATTTACacaggaattttgaataaatttgttcctgctcaaacgtctgtctgcggtgtcacaatttatcatgcaagttgaaaatggcgctgaactgacaactgttacatgaaccacatggtaataaaaataacaatatgttcagtactaaatacattctttacccccatgaaaaacttttcctaagtgagctatgacgaaacgccccacttaccccgtattctcacttgccccggggtaccttaccccttgggagatttttcatgggtcaaaaaagccaaactttgaccgctttgggggtccacttaatgaagtccgattgagctcaaattttgcatggggatctttttcgaggagacaaaacttttgagcactaccattttttgaaattcgaaaaatcgattttcattggcaccctaatacACACTGACGTTCTACGATCTACacttaaattttaatattaacaCGGGAATCAAAAAACCCACACTGAAATATCAGGTTCCGCACTAAAATGCTACAACCCACACTACAATCCtaggatctacactggaataCCATGATCCACATTGGAATCTCAGGATCCATTCAGGAATATCAGAATTCACACTGGCTTCCAGAGCTCATTCCACAATCGTTCAGGAATCTCTGATTAGAAAACCACGCTTATTGTAACAAAAAACGAGCGTGGTGATGCCGGCACGAGCTGCTGACAGCTTTGCCGAATGTATCATCCTAccattttgtctaaaaaataactacagtcaactctctctcACTCGATATTCCGAATCTCGATaccgagttagagaaccatagtaacaGCTGGTCTTCATGTCTAACTGGATGGTCCCTTGCATCTGCAGCAGTTGAACTGGTtctgtgttctgtaactcgatggtccctttaatatcgagttatggagagatgacTTTATATTCATAAAAGTAGCGGATCCCAAAACAGATCACTGGGCGTGAATGGGTTAACTAAAACGATTAGATGAATACCACTCACCCGCATGCTAACATTCGGCATCAGAATGCCAACCGAGTTAGGTTTCTGCAGCAAATCCAGCGACATAATTCCACCAGTCTCGCTCATAGCATATCCCACGAATACCCGTCCATTGGGACTCAAAGCATTGGCTCGCTTTCTCAGCGAATCCGGCAGCGCACTACCTCCAACACCGACCATTTTCAGCGTTGGCAACTTCATCTGTCGCACCTCACAGTACTCCACAATTTCCGCTAGCATCGGTGGTGGAACAAATGCATTGGTCACTTCGTATTTCTTGACCAGTTCGCAGGCGTAGGCCGGGCTAAAAGCTCGCGTCGTGATGACTCGTTTGAACCCGTTGAATACGGTTAGCAGCAGCATCTGGAAGGCGGAAATCCAGTACAGGGAGCTGAAGCACAGTACCGTGCTGGGTTCCATGTGACTGATCATGGAATACGGGGCGATTAGCTGGGAGTGAGTTACGCAAACGGCCTTCGGTAGACCGGTGGTTCCCGAAGAGCACACTACGACGGCGGTCGTTTGATTCGAATCGCCGAGGTACGGCGGACGGTAGAGTTTTTCCGCATCGTGAGGAGCGAAGATCCGTTTGTGATTCTCCGATCCGTCAAGAACCACCACCTGGGCTTCCAAGTGGATCAGTTTAATGGCATTTTGAACAGTGGACTGATTGTGCTCAGTGCAGAACACTAGTTTTGGCTTGGTGATACCTATCAGGTGGGTCAGGTCCGATTCCTCGAACGATGAGTCCAGTGTGTGAACAGGTGCTCCGACGAGAAAACACCCGAAGAGGAGGGGCATCACGCAGGATCGATTGTCCAGCACCATGCAGACCATGTCACCCTTGGAGATTTTGAACACCTGGGTGAGATTCAGCGCAGTTCGGATCATCTGGATTCGAAGCTTGTCGCAGGTGTACTCTTCTCCGGTGACGGCATCGATCTGGATCAGGTTGTTCGGTGTTCGCTCGAGGATGTTCACTATGACTTGACCGATGCTGGCCGCCGGATTCAGAACCGGAGGCTGCTTCGAACCGTGCCAGGTACGCGTCGTCGGATCGTAACGGGACATTCTGATAACTTACACGATTTGCAAAAACGCAACGGACCGAGAAGACTAAGGAAGCATTCTTGAGTGCAATGAATTTTATAAGTTTTCTGCGACCTTATCTCCTCGTTATATCTCAAGAGGCTCTTGATCGGTTTAGACAGTCAACACGTCTTTAGTTGCTTAGGATTATCCGCAGTTAACATACGCCATAAAACTAATCGCTATCGATAACCAACGGCTGGCATCGCCGGAATGCCTTccttatattttgaattctgtTCAGTAAGTAACTATAATATCGCTCAGTTGCTGTCTACAGGACTAGTAGCGACTGGGTGTCTTTAAAAAAGTTAACCGGAGATACATGTTTCAATAAAGATCCCTATAATAATCTAACAAACATTTCATTATGAGAGGGGTTGAAGAcctgcattaaaatagagactaagTTTTAAAACGAGACCATCCACCAGCCCCTTGTCTACAGGTTGCCACATATGAGGAAAAGCACGAAATTTATTTATCCGGAAAAAAATACTGCGCCATATCAGGGCGCCTATCTGAATGCGCCCACTTACGAATTGCAATGACACGGGATGAATAATTCGTTCGATGCGCTTCGGTGAATTTGGCTTCCACGCCGTCGCCGTCGCTTCTGGTTCACTGTAACTGTAGCCCATTTCTCACCTTGCATCGaattagtatggaaattttTACTTCTGCCTTCTGAAATGTATGGAGTGTCTGTCCTAGCACTTATTACGTTTCATTATACATTTTGGCACTGCAAAACGAAGTGATAGCTGTTTGTGCAGGTGCATGGTTATGCTGGTCATGAGGGAAGGTGCGACGAGTTGTACAATCGGTATTGACTACGGAAAACGCCGTCGTTGAAGCATAATTGAGGTTTTCCAGTGTTTAGAAAATCCATAGAACGATTGTTTTTGGAGAATAGTTGTATTTAGAGTCATGGATGAGACATTAGGGCGCTCCTtaccatctttaccataaaaatagggttctgagaaattttcagctttctaggtggagATTTAAAGAatgcccaaagacaatgtaggtttatatggaaattactattgagaaattttgagaaatgttacataaacgctagtactgtaatgtaaatagaaacttatcatcccatattgaaaattaattcttcaaaccttaatgaaggacgttgctgaagaaacaaatcccttttgagctaattttgtttgggatttttgtacatgtttgcagggctataatcccatattaagataactaatagcaaacaaactcatgaatatcttttctgctatccgtcggattgaatttctctcttcagtcaatttctttattatggtttgaagaatgagtttttactaagggataataagtttgtacttacattaaaGTACTTGCGTGTTTAGAACATTtctcaaagtttctccatagtaaattccatataaacctacattgtctttgggccatctTTAAATCaacacctagaaagctgaaaatttcacagaacactatttttatggtaaagatggtaaggagcatatggg is a genomic window containing:
- the LOC5578292 gene encoding probable 4-coumarate--CoA ligase 3, coding for MSRYDPTTRTWHGSKQPPVLNPAASIGQVIVNILERTPNNLIQIDAVTGEEYTCDKLRIQMIRTALNLTQVFKISKGDMVCMVLDNRSCVMPLLFGCFLVGAPVHTLDSSFEESDLTHLIGITKPKLVFCTEHNQSTVQNAIKLIHLEAQVVVLDGSENHKRIFAPHDAEKLYRPPYLGDSNQTTAVVVCSSGTTGLPKAVCVTHSQLIAPYSMISHMEPSTVLCFSSLYWISAFQMLLLTVFNGFKRVITTRAFSPAYACELVKKYEVTNAFVPPPMLAEIVEYCEVRQMKLPTLKMVGVGGSALPDSLRKRANALSPNGRVFVGYAMSETGGIMSLDLLQKPNSVGILMPNVSMRIAADDGILLGPDEEGEIQIRYIHPFVGYYGNDEATQALLTPDSFIKTGDIGYFDQAGFLFITDRKKEMIRYRGYQIAPAQLEALLMEMPGIVQAVVVATPDKKPPHDELPTALVVRGSDETKTVSKQDILEYVHGKVPDYKQLRGGVFFVKSLPKTANGKINRKEAKKMVPV